One part of the Deinococcus humi genome encodes these proteins:
- a CDS encoding plastocyanin/azurin family copper-binding protein has protein sequence MHFDVAGSPALKADGTPAPQSAHDHAHAPSPSSEIGTASAVIAISNFEFAPEAVRLRAGGSVTWENHDSVAHHVIVTLDGKEQQHALPPHGRVTVTFLQTGRFTYHCLPHPFMQGTVEVE, from the coding sequence ATGCACTTTGATGTGGCAGGCAGCCCGGCACTGAAGGCCGATGGCACACCCGCGCCGCAAAGCGCGCACGATCATGCTCATGCGCCTTCCCCAAGCAGTGAGATTGGCACCGCCTCCGCCGTGATCGCCATCTCGAACTTCGAGTTCGCTCCGGAAGCCGTCCGCCTGCGCGCGGGCGGGAGCGTCACCTGGGAAAACCACGACAGCGTCGCGCATCATGTCATCGTGACACTGGACGGAAAGGAGCAACAGCATGCCTTGCCCCCCCATGGACGGGTGACCGTCACCTTCCTCCAGACGGGCCGTTTCACCTACCATTGCTTGCCCCACCCCTTTATGCAAGGAACCGTGGAGGTGGAGTGA